The Rhizobium glycinendophyticum genome has a window encoding:
- the ctaD gene encoding cytochrome c oxidase subunit I has translation MSETPYETGQAPAHSPIQLHHQLDAVWGSGKGLRRFSAVNHNVVGRRFMVTALVFFSIGGVLAMLIRTQLASSNSAFLDAEQYAQVFTMHGVIMMFLFAIPFFEGLAIYLLPKMLGARDLAFPRMSAYGYWCYFFGGSFLITALVFGIAPDGGWFMYTPLSSKPYSPGINADVWLLGITFVEISALSAAIELMVTILKLRAPGMSLTRMPIFAWYMLVVAAMMLIGFPPLILGSILLEVERAFDLPFFDPIRGGDPLLWQHLFWLFGHPEVYIIFLPAAGALSTIIPVLSRRTLEGYNLIVAAIVAMAFLSFGLWVHHMYTVGIPHVALSFFSAASALVAIPTGIQIFAWLATMAHGRPRLSIPMLHVFGFFFVFVLGGLTGVMLAMVPFDWQAHDSHFVVAHLHYVLVGGFVFPMMAAAYYWLPHITGRQPVQHLSKPAFWLVFIGFNTTFFAMHLTGLRGMPRRVFEYPQESGWEVLNFVSSMGSFVMTIGFALVALDLILLIRFGRPFRRDPWQAGTLEWATPTPPPSYTFGSLPRLEQRADGLEPQKLGPRLAAGRGYLGFMRNGWMETLAVDMVTGEIDHVVILPRPTYLPFWTAVATALFFASLLAKLYWLTPVAVVLVVGLFLRWTPSTGLKQDIPQLEVGLGSSAPHHQQAAQPPSWWGVVFVLAANATLYTSLLFGAFFLWLSAPNWPPPDMDFTFTGRSALAAAGLMVTAVGARIATGQAGATPLGLALALGGYLIALVAMATILFVIPAPQAHAASASAFAVAVYVGLHVTIGGLLAAYGLWRWYAGYVSESRSLDLRICRLWHDYTAIAGLIGLAFPFALQNLSQMGGNG, from the coding sequence ATGAGCGAGACACCTTACGAAACAGGCCAAGCGCCGGCCCACTCGCCGATCCAGCTGCATCACCAACTGGATGCCGTCTGGGGATCGGGAAAAGGATTGAGGCGGTTCTCCGCCGTCAACCACAACGTCGTCGGCCGACGCTTCATGGTGACCGCGCTCGTGTTCTTCTCCATTGGCGGCGTCCTCGCCATGCTGATCCGCACGCAGCTTGCCTCCAGCAACAGCGCCTTCCTCGACGCGGAGCAATACGCCCAGGTGTTCACGATGCATGGCGTGATCATGATGTTCCTGTTCGCCATCCCCTTCTTCGAGGGACTGGCAATCTACCTGCTTCCCAAGATGCTAGGTGCTCGCGATCTCGCATTCCCGCGCATGTCGGCTTACGGATACTGGTGTTACTTCTTTGGCGGTTCGTTCCTGATCACAGCTCTCGTCTTCGGCATCGCGCCCGACGGCGGCTGGTTCATGTATACGCCCCTCTCCTCGAAGCCTTATTCGCCGGGGATCAATGCCGACGTCTGGTTGCTCGGCATTACCTTTGTCGAGATATCAGCGCTGTCGGCTGCAATCGAGTTGATGGTGACGATCCTCAAGCTGAGGGCGCCTGGCATGTCGCTCACCCGAATGCCGATCTTTGCCTGGTACATGCTGGTCGTAGCCGCCATGATGCTGATCGGCTTTCCGCCACTGATCCTCGGCTCCATTCTGCTGGAAGTGGAACGAGCCTTCGACCTTCCCTTTTTTGACCCGATACGCGGCGGCGACCCACTGCTCTGGCAGCACCTCTTCTGGCTCTTCGGCCATCCGGAGGTCTACATCATCTTCCTGCCGGCGGCAGGCGCGCTCTCTACCATCATCCCGGTCCTCTCCCGCCGCACGCTGGAAGGCTACAACCTAATCGTGGCGGCCATCGTCGCCATGGCCTTCCTCTCCTTCGGCCTCTGGGTCCACCACATGTACACCGTTGGCATACCCCATGTGGCGCTGTCCTTCTTCTCCGCCGCAAGCGCGCTCGTCGCGATCCCGACCGGCATCCAGATCTTCGCCTGGCTGGCGACAATGGCACATGGGCGACCTCGGCTCTCGATCCCCATGCTGCATGTGTTTGGCTTCTTCTTCGTCTTCGTGCTCGGCGGCCTGACCGGGGTCATGCTCGCCATGGTTCCCTTCGACTGGCAAGCCCATGACAGCCACTTCGTCGTCGCCCATCTGCACTATGTTTTGGTCGGTGGATTCGTCTTTCCGATGATGGCCGCCGCCTACTACTGGCTTCCTCACATCACCGGCCGCCAGCCGGTCCAGCATTTATCGAAGCCCGCATTCTGGCTGGTCTTCATCGGCTTCAACACCACCTTCTTCGCCATGCACCTGACGGGTCTCAGAGGCATGCCGCGCCGGGTATTCGAATACCCTCAGGAATCGGGATGGGAGGTCCTTAACTTCGTTTCCTCAATGGGCAGCTTCGTCATGACGATTGGCTTTGCGCTCGTCGCCCTCGATCTCATCCTCCTGATCCGCTTCGGTCGCCCCTTCCGTCGCGATCCCTGGCAGGCCGGGACACTCGAATGGGCAACGCCCACCCCGCCTCCGTCCTACACTTTCGGATCGCTGCCACGTCTCGAGCAGCGCGCAGACGGGCTGGAGCCGCAGAAACTGGGGCCCCGCCTTGCCGCCGGCCGCGGCTATCTCGGCTTCATGCGCAATGGCTGGATGGAAACCCTCGCCGTCGACATGGTGACAGGTGAGATCGATCACGTCGTGATCCTGCCCCGTCCAACCTACCTTCCATTCTGGACTGCAGTGGCGACGGCCCTCTTCTTTGCCAGTCTGCTCGCCAAACTCTACTGGCTGACGCCCGTCGCGGTTGTGCTCGTGGTCGGGCTCTTTCTCCGATGGACACCCTCCACCGGACTTAAGCAGGATATCCCGCAACTCGAAGTCGGCCTCGGCTCGAGCGCGCCACATCACCAGCAGGCAGCGCAGCCGCCATCCTGGTGGGGCGTGGTCTTTGTGCTTGCAGCCAATGCGACGCTCTACACCTCCCTGCTGTTCGGCGCTTTCTTCCTCTGGCTTTCGGCCCCCAATTGGCCGCCACCGGATATGGATTTCACCTTCACCGGCCGATCCGCGCTTGCCGCCGCCGGCCTGATGGTAACCGCGGTCGGCGCGCGTATCGCGACCGGTCAGGCGGGCGCCACCCCGCTCGGCCTTGCCTTAGCCCTGGGCGGATATCTGATTGCGTTGGTTGCAATGGCCACGATCCTGTTCGTGATTCCTGCACCACAGGCGCATGCCGCATCCGCCTCCGCCTTCGCCGTCGCAGTCTATGTCGGACTGCATGTCACGATCGGTGGACTCTTGGCTGCCTACGGTCTGTGGCGCTGGTATGCGGGTTACGTGTCGGAAAGCCGATCTCTCGATCTGCGCATTTGCAGGCTCTGGCATGACTATACAGCTATTGCAGGGCTAATCGGTCTGGCCTTCCCGTTTGCCCTGCAGAACCTGAGCCAGATGGGGGGCAACGGATGA
- a CDS encoding DMT family transporter, producing the protein MTTTPSTTKTVSMFGAFTGPAVMLLGMLLFALNDAMGKWLVASYGLGQVILIRSVAALLVLAPFLWMAGRKPIVEAERPWLQVARVVLSTLELFCFYYAVMYLPLADVMTYWLAAPIYVAAAAPFLLGEKVGWRRWTAIAVGFIGVIITLEPSSAMFTAPAIISIIGTAAFAFMMLSGRSLRSTPDKTLVLFQTGGAAVAGLLFAPLDWTPLTSVTEVLLLGLLGIVAMTAHILVNRALKISDAATVAPLQYTLLLWAVVFGWWFFGEVPRLTMVVGAALIVGSGLFIFFREQQLKKRDRVLPAVPE; encoded by the coding sequence ATGACTACCACCCCTTCCACGACAAAGACGGTATCTATGTTCGGCGCCTTCACCGGTCCTGCCGTCATGCTTCTCGGCATGCTGCTCTTCGCGCTCAATGACGCCATGGGCAAGTGGCTAGTCGCAAGCTACGGTCTTGGCCAAGTGATCCTGATCCGCAGTGTCGCCGCACTTCTCGTTCTCGCGCCGTTTCTCTGGATGGCAGGACGGAAACCGATCGTGGAAGCGGAGCGCCCCTGGCTTCAGGTCGCGCGCGTGGTTCTTTCTACTCTAGAGCTTTTCTGCTTCTACTATGCGGTCATGTATCTGCCGCTCGCAGACGTCATGACCTACTGGCTGGCTGCCCCGATCTATGTTGCGGCGGCTGCCCCCTTCCTTCTCGGAGAGAAGGTTGGGTGGCGTCGCTGGACGGCGATCGCCGTCGGTTTCATCGGCGTCATCATCACACTCGAACCCTCGAGCGCCATGTTCACCGCGCCCGCGATCATCTCGATCATCGGCACCGCGGCCTTCGCCTTCATGATGCTGTCTGGCCGGAGCCTGCGCTCCACACCGGACAAGACACTGGTTCTGTTCCAGACAGGCGGGGCGGCAGTGGCCGGTCTGCTCTTCGCTCCACTTGACTGGACGCCCCTGACCTCGGTCACGGAGGTCCTCCTCCTAGGGCTGCTTGGCATCGTCGCCATGACCGCCCATATCCTCGTGAACCGGGCCCTGAAGATTTCTGACGCGGCGACGGTCGCCCCGTTGCAATACACGCTTCTTCTTTGGGCCGTCGTCTTCGGCTGGTGGTTCTTCGGTGAGGTCCCGCGGCTGACCATGGTGGTCGGAGCAGCCCTGATCGTCGGATCCGGACTCTTCATCTTCTTCCGCGAGCAGCAGTTGAAGAAGCGGGATCGGGTTCTTCCGGCAGTACCCGAATAA
- a CDS encoding TRAP transporter substrate-binding protein, whose amino-acid sequence MRKFLLTTTALAFCAGGAAPAFAEFNDRTIRVSNGINADHPVGNGIEAMQKCLDEKSGGKLKLQAFWGGALGGDLQATQALRSGVQEAVVTSSSPLVGIEPALGVFDLPFLFSNAQEAYTVLDGKFGDMMSEKLAAVGLVNLGYWENGFRNLSNSVRPVTKWEDFEGMKVRVMQNNIFLDTFQNLGANATPMAFGEVFSALETKTIDAQENPYVTIDTSKFFEVQKYVTETNHAYTPFLFLFSKAIFDTYAPEEQAALRECASVGRDVERSVIADLNKKSLEKIKAAGLEVNTLSEEEQKRIREKSMVVYEKHKEEIGADVVDSILAELAAIRK is encoded by the coding sequence ATGAGAAAGTTTCTGCTGACCACCACCGCTCTCGCGTTCTGTGCCGGCGGTGCCGCACCGGCCTTCGCCGAATTCAACGATCGCACGATCCGCGTTTCGAACGGTATTAACGCCGATCATCCGGTGGGCAATGGTATCGAAGCCATGCAGAAGTGCCTCGACGAGAAGTCGGGCGGCAAGCTCAAGCTGCAGGCCTTCTGGGGCGGCGCACTCGGTGGTGACCTTCAGGCGACCCAGGCGCTTCGTTCTGGCGTACAGGAAGCCGTCGTTACCTCGTCCTCACCGCTGGTCGGCATCGAGCCGGCGCTCGGTGTGTTCGACCTGCCCTTCCTGTTTTCCAATGCTCAGGAAGCCTACACCGTTCTCGACGGCAAGTTCGGCGACATGATGAGCGAGAAGCTCGCAGCCGTCGGTCTGGTCAATCTGGGCTATTGGGAAAACGGCTTCCGTAACCTGTCGAACTCGGTTCGCCCGGTCACCAAGTGGGAAGATTTCGAAGGGATGAAGGTTCGCGTGATGCAGAACAACATCTTCCTCGACACCTTCCAGAACCTGGGCGCCAACGCCACCCCGATGGCTTTCGGTGAAGTGTTCTCGGCGCTGGAAACGAAGACGATCGACGCGCAGGAAAACCCCTATGTGACGATCGACACCTCGAAGTTCTTTGAGGTCCAGAAATATGTTACCGAGACCAATCACGCCTATACGCCGTTCCTGTTCCTCTTCTCAAAGGCCATCTTCGACACCTATGCGCCGGAAGAGCAGGCGGCCTTGCGCGAATGCGCCAGCGTCGGCCGCGATGTCGAGCGCAGCGTGATTGCCGATCTGAACAAGAAGTCGCTGGAGAAGATCAAGGCGGCCGGTCTTGAGGTCAACACGCTGTCTGAAGAAGAGCAGAAGCGGATTCGTGAGAAGTCGATGGTGGTCTACGAAAAGCACAAGGAAGAGATCGGCGCCGACGTGGTCGATTCCATCCTGGCCGAACTCGCCGCGATCCGAAAATAA
- a CDS encoding TRAP transporter large permease has protein sequence MTLVVFIVSLLGVMAIGVPVAFALMFCGVTLMWYMGMFNSQIIAQNMIAGADTFTLLAIPFFVLAGELMNSGGLSRRIIEFAIACVGHIRGGLGIVAIMAAVIMASISGSAAADTAALAAILIPMMAKAGYNVPRSAGLIASGGIIAPVIPPSMAFIVFGVAANVSITQLFMAGIVPGILMGLGLVIAWQIVVRKDNIKPLPKAPAKERLNATGRAAWALGMPVIILGGIKAGIVTPTEAAVIAAFYAMFVGMVIYRELKPRDLPGVVLQAAKTTAIIMFLVCAALVSAWLITAANIPGEITRFIEPLIDRPMLLMFVIMLLVLLVGTALDLTPTILILTPVLMPIIKQAGIDPVYFGVMFIMNCCIGLITPPVGVVLNVVSGVGRVPLGKVVTGITPFLLAQIFILMLLVVFPDIVIVPAQWLR, from the coding sequence ATGACCCTCGTCGTCTTCATCGTTTCGCTTCTTGGTGTCATGGCGATCGGCGTGCCGGTTGCCTTCGCCCTGATGTTCTGCGGCGTCACCCTCATGTGGTACATGGGGATGTTCAACAGCCAGATCATTGCCCAGAACATGATCGCCGGCGCCGATACCTTCACGCTGCTGGCCATTCCTTTCTTCGTCCTGGCCGGCGAGTTGATGAATTCTGGCGGTCTGTCGCGTCGCATCATCGAATTCGCAATTGCCTGTGTCGGCCACATCCGGGGCGGTCTGGGCATCGTCGCGATCATGGCGGCCGTGATCATGGCCTCCATTTCTGGTTCGGCCGCAGCCGACACAGCAGCGCTTGCTGCTATCCTCATCCCGATGATGGCAAAGGCTGGCTACAACGTGCCCCGGTCTGCAGGTCTCATTGCCTCCGGCGGCATTATCGCTCCCGTCATTCCGCCGTCGATGGCCTTCATTGTCTTCGGCGTTGCCGCGAATGTCTCCATCACCCAGCTTTTCATGGCGGGGATCGTGCCCGGTATCCTGATGGGTCTCGGTTTGGTCATCGCCTGGCAGATCGTGGTCCGGAAAGATAATATCAAGCCCCTGCCCAAGGCGCCGGCGAAGGAACGTCTGAATGCCACCGGTCGCGCGGCCTGGGCACTCGGCATGCCCGTCATCATTCTCGGTGGCATTAAAGCTGGCATCGTCACCCCGACGGAAGCCGCTGTGATCGCCGCCTTCTATGCGATGTTTGTCGGGATGGTGATCTATCGCGAACTGAAGCCCCGCGACTTGCCGGGTGTCGTTCTGCAAGCGGCCAAGACCACTGCGATCATCATGTTCCTGGTCTGCGCAGCTCTGGTTTCGGCCTGGCTTATCACCGCTGCCAATATTCCAGGTGAGATCACCCGCTTTATCGAGCCACTGATCGACCGGCCCATGCTGTTGATGTTCGTCATCATGCTGCTGGTGCTTCTGGTCGGTACAGCATTGGACCTCACGCCGACCATTCTGATCCTGACGCCGGTCCTCATGCCGATCATCAAGCAGGCGGGCATCGACCCGGTCTATTTCGGCGTGATGTTCATCATGAACTGCTGCATTGGCCTGATCACGCCACCGGTGGGCGTCGTGCTTAACGTCGTCAGCGGCGTCGGCCGGGTGCCTCTGGGCAAGGTCGTGACGGGCATCACGCCCTTCCTGCTCGCCCAGATATTCATCCTTATGTTGCTCGTGGTCTTTCCGGACATCGTCATCGTCCCGGCGCAATGGCTCCGGTGA